From Curtobacterium sp. MCBA15_012:
TGCACGACCAGGCCGACGAGCGCGAGCAGGGCACCGACCAGGATGATCCCGGACAGCGCGAGCGGGATGCCCCCGATCTTCGTCGCGGCGGCGATCGGGGCGATGAACGCGAACGACGACCCGAGGTAGCTCGGCAGCCGGTTGCCGGTGATCAGCAGGAACAGGATCGTCCCGACACCGCTGAAGAGCAGCGTCGTCGACGGCGGGAACCCGGTCAGCAGCGGGACGAGGAACGTGGCGCCGAACATCGCGACGACGTGCTGCACACCGAGGCCGATCGTACGACCCCAGGTGAGGCGCTCGTCAGGCGCCACGATCGTCGATGCGGAGACGGTCGCGCCGTCCCCGTGCAGCTTCCAGCCCATTCCCATGCGATGACCGTACCGGCTGCGCGCCCTCCGCCACAGGTCGTGCGCGCACCTGTGGACAACCCCTCGACTCGTATATGGTGTGCCACGTACCAGTCAGGAGTCACCATGCCCCCTCGTCGCCCCACCCATCCCCGAGTCCCCGTCGCACGGCTGCGCCGCACCGCCGTCACCGCCCTGGTCGTGTCGGCAGCCGTCGTCGCCCCGGCCGCGGTCGTCGAGTCGGCGTCCGCCGCGCCGCGGTCGCACGGCTCGGCGGAAGTCGCAGCCCGGGCCACCGTCGGGGCTGTGCCCACCGCCGGGGCTGTGCCCACCGCGGGGTTCACAGCCGGCGTCGAGTCGATCAACCACGGCCTGCAGCGCGTGCGGATGGTCGGCACGGGGCCCGTCGGGGGCAGCGTGGCGATCACGGGCGAGGGGGTCGAGCCCACCTGGACCGAAGCCGACGCCTCCGGTACCTGGCGTGCGACCGTGCACGTCCCCCGCGCCGGGACCGTGCTCGTCGCGACCTCGCAGGTGACCGGCCAGCGCATCGAGGTCCCGGTCACGATCGACAACACGAACCTGCAGCCCGTCGGCAAGCTCGACACCGACCGGTTCCGTCGCACCACCCACGTCGAGATCAAGCCCGCGAAGCCCGGCGCGCGGTGGGAGTTCACGCGCGACGGCGAGCCCGCGGGCAGGGCCACGGCGGGAGCCGACGGCGTCGTCGCGTTCGACTTCACCGGGTTGGCCGCGGGGTCGCACCTGTTCACCGGGGCGCAGTACTACGACGGCGAGCACAACGGCTCGTGGTTCGGCGAGCAGACGATCGACGCGACGCCGGAGGTCACCACTGCCACGGCCTCGCGGCAGACCGGCACCGTGCTCCTGAGCGGACGTGCCCCGGTCGACACGACGCTCGCGTTCCGGGACCAGGACGGGCCCGTGACCGACGCCGACGGACGTCCGCTCCGCGTGACGACGGGCGACGACCCGTCCTGGCGCGTGGCGTTCCCGCTCGGCGACCGCGCCGGGACCCTGCCCGTCACGGTGACCGCGCTCGAGGACGACCGACCCGTCGGTTCGACGACCCGGGAGGTGACCGTCGTCGCACCGGTCACGGCCGAGGCGGCCACGTCGGCGGACGGCTCGGTGCGGATCGCCGGGACGGGGCAGACCGGGGGCACGGTTGCGCTGCTCGACGACGACGGCCGCACGCTCACCGACCCGGACGGGACGCCGTACTCGGCGCGGATCGGTCGCGCGTGGGAGCTCGTGGTGCCCCGGTCCGCCCTGCCCGCCGAAGCCGTCGTCGTGCAGCAGCGTGTGGACGACGTCGAGCAGGGTTCTCTGCGGCTGGTCCTGCCGCGCGTCCCCGGCCGGCCGTCGCCCGACCCCGGCGCGGTGGTGCCCGGTGGCCCGACCCCTGGGAAGGTGCACGGCGCGACGGAGCAGCTCCGGCACGGCGGGCGTCCGCTCGACGCCCTCGCGTGGACCGGAGCGGAGCCCGGCGTGCCCACCGCCCTGGCCGCAGCGCTCCTCGCGCTCGGGACCGGCGGACTCGTGGTCGCCCGCGCCCGCCGACGCCGGCCGGGGCGACGCTGACCCCGGCTGGCGGCCGGCCCCGGCGACCGACGCCCACCCCGCCGCCGACTCCGCGACCTCGCGCGGCCACGGCCCCCGGCGAGCGACACCCACCCCGCCGCCGACCCCGCGACCCCGCGCGAGCACGGCTCGCTCCGCACCCGTGGACGCACCGTGACTATCGTGGAACGCATGACCGACGTCGCACGTAGCTCCGGGATCCACACCGACGAACTCGACACCGCGGTCCGCCCGCAGGACGACCTCTACCGCCACGTCAACGGCTCGTGGATCGCCGCGACACCGATCCCCGACGACAAGGCCCGGTACGGCTCGTTCACGGTCCTCGCCGAGGCCGCCGAGGAAGCCGTCCGCGCGATCGTCGAGCGCTCGCAGCAGGCCGCCCCGGGCACCGAGGAGCGCAAGGTCGGCGACCTCTACACGTCCTTCATGGACGAGCACCGCCTCGAGGAGCTCGGCACCGGCCCGATCGACCCGCTGCTCGGCGAGGTCGACGCGGTCGAGACGCCCGACGACGTCATCCGCCTGGTGGGTCGCTTCGAGCGGCTCGGGCTGCCCGGCTTCGTGCAGCTCTTCGTCGACAACGACCCGGGCGACCCCGAGTCGTACGTCGTCTTCCTCGAGCAGTCCGGCCTCGGCCTGCCCGACGAGTCCTACTACCGCGAGGAGCGCTTCGCCGACATCCGCGCGAAGTACCGGGAGTTCGTCGCCGCGATGTTCCCGCTCGCCGGGTTCGCCGACGGCGCGGACCGCACCGACGACGTGATCGCGCTCGAGAAGGCGCTCGCCGCGGTGCACTGGGACAACGTCGCGACCCGGGACAGCCAGAAGACCTACAACAAGCTGCCGTGGCACGACGTCGCGGTGCTCGCCGAGGGCGCCGACCTGCACCTCTGGTGGGAGGCGATCGGCGCCCCGGCCGGCGCGTTCGAGACCGTCGTGGTCCGCGAGCCGTCCTTCGTGACCGGCCTCGCCGAGCTCCTGCGCTCGCAGCCGGTGTCGGCCTGGAAGAACTGGCTGCGCTGGCAGGTGATCCGCGGTTCCGCGGCCTACCTGACGACCGCCCTCTCGGCGACGAACTTCTCGTTCTACGGGACGGCCCTCACCGGCGCCCCGAAGCAGCGCGAGCGGTGGAAGCGCGGCGTCTCGCTCGTCGAGGGCGCGATGGGCGAGGCCGTCGGTCGGATCTACGTGCAGGAGCACTTCGACGAGACCTCGAAGGCGAAGATGGACGACCTCGTCGCCAACCTCGTCGAGGCCTACCGCCAGAGCATCACGGCCCTCGACTGGATGACCGACGAGACCCGTGCCCGTGCGCTCGACAAGCTCGACAAGTTCACGCCGAAGATCGGGTACCCCGTGCGGTGGCGCGACTACTCCGCCCTGACCGTCGACCCGGAGGACCTGCTCGGCAACGTCCGGGCGGTCGCGTCGTTCCAGGTGGACCGCGAGCTCGGCAAGATCGGCAAGCCGATCGACCGCGACGAGTGGTTCATGACGCCGCAGACGATCAACGCGTACTACAACCCGGGCTTCAACGAGATCGTGTTCCCCGCGGCGATCCTGCAGTTCCCGTTCTTCGACGCCGACCGCGACGCCGCCGCGAACTACGGGGCCATCGGTGCGGTCATCGGGCACGAGATCGGCCACGGCTTCGACGACCAGGGCTCGCAGTACGACGGCGACGGCCGGCTCGAGAACTGGTGGACCGAGGCCGACCGCGCCGCGTTCGAGGAGCGCACGAAGGCCCTGATCGCGCAGTACGACGCCCTCGTCCCGACCGAGGTGCCCGACGGTCACGTCAACGGTGCCCTGACGATCGGCGAGAACATCGGCGACCTCGGCGGCCTGTCGATCGCGTGGAAGGCGTACCTGCTCTCGCTCGACGGCCAGGAGCCGCCGGTCGTCGACGGCCTGAGCGGTGCCGAGCGCTTCTTCCTCAGCTGGGCGCAGGCCTGGCGCATGGCGATCCGTCCGGAGGAGGCCGCGCGCCTGCTCTCGATCGACCCGCACTCGCCGACGGAGTTCCGTTGCAACCAGGTCGTCCGCAACATCGACGGCTTCTACGAGGCCTTCGGCGTCACGGAGCAGGACGCGATGTACCTCGACCCCGCCGAGCGCGTCGCCATCTGGTGATGACCGAGCCCGACGGGCCGCCCGCCCCCGAGCACGCCGACGAGCCCGGACACCGGTCCGACCCCTCGGCCGCCCCGGGCCCGGTCGCACCACGCCGTCCGCGTCGCCGACACCAGCTCGGCGACGCGGACGGCGCGCGTGCGCGCGGCGGACGGCACCGCGGCGGCGTGGACGAGCGCTTCGGGGCCACCCTGGAGGCGCTGGGCACGATCGCACGTGAGGGGGCGTCCGTCAGCGCCTCCGTGATCGACACCTCGACGGGCCGCGCGCTGCTGGCGGTCGACGACACGCTCGTGCTGCCGGCGGCGAGCCTGGGCCGCGTGCTGCTGCTCATCGAGACCGCGGCGCAGCTCGAGGACGGCCGCCTGCACGGCGACCGGTTGCAGCGCATGGCCAGGGACACCGCGACCGGCGCCGGTCTGTGGCAGTTCCTGCAGGAGCCGACGATGCAGGTCCCGGACCTGGCGACCCTCGTCGGCGCGACGGCGGACTCGTGGGCGATGAACGCGCTGCTGTCCACCGTCGGCATCGACGCCGTCCGTCGTCGTGCCGAGGCGCTGGGCATCGAGCGGACCGCCCTGATCGACCGGGTCCGCGACCGCCGCGGACCGGACGACGCCCCGGACGCCTCGGTGGCCCCGACCGGTGAGCTGAGCTGGCTGATGCGGGGGCTGGCGCTCGGCGAGGTCGTCGACGAGGCGGTCTCGAACCGGGTGCTCGGGTGGCTGTCCCTCGCGAGCGACCTGTCACTCGTCGCGGGCTCCTTCGGACTCGACCCGCTGGCGCACCGCGCGCTCGACCACGGGCTGCAGGCGGTCGTGGTGACCGGTTCGTCGACCGGTGTCCGGGCGGAGGCGGGCATCCTCCGCGGGCCGGGGTCGTCGGTGAGCTACGCCGTCGCGGTCACGTTCGACGACGCCTCGCTGCAGCGGCGCCTCGCGGTGGTCGAGGCCCTGCGGACGATGGGCACCGAGGTGCTCGAGGCCGTGCACGCCCCGTCGTACCGCTGACGCGCTCCTCGGGACCACGCGGCGCGGGCCCGATGCGCCCACGCGGTGCCGCCCGGTGCGACCCCGTGACGCAGCGATCCGTCCGGCCGCCGGGGCCACCCGGGTCAGTCGGTCGCCTGCCCCTCGGGCACGAGCCCCTGCACCTGCAGCAGGGCCGCCGACGCCGACGCGCACGCCGTGTACCCGCTGGCCGGCACGAACAGCGACGCCGTCGACCCGGGCGGGTACACGCGGAACCCGTCTGCGGCGGTCGGCGTGCACTCCGACGGCGGGTAGTCCTGCGCGTTCGCGATCTTCAGCGGCGCCACGGCCGTCTGCCCGGCCTGCAGGGTGACCGTGGGGTGCGCCGAGGACCGGTCCTGTCCTGCGGCGGCACCGATCTGGGCGCCGTCGCCGTCCCCGACGAAGGAGACGCCCGGCCAGCCCTGCAGGGTGCACGCCGCGGAGCCGGTGTTCCGCAGGGTCAGGTGGATGATCGTGCTGCCCGCGGCCCCGCCGCTGCCCGCCGCGGTCCCGCCGGCGAGCGACGCGGTCGTGCACCGACCGTCCCCGGCGGCGCGGCCCCCGCCCGCCCCGCTCGCGGGCGTCGCGGCCGCGGAGCCCGCGTTCGCCGTGGGGACGGCGGACGACGGGTCACCCGAGGCCGAGGGGCTGCTCGACGGGCTGACCGTGCCGACCGGCGGCGTCGTGTCGGCCGAGCACCCGGCCAGACCGACGACGGCGAGCAGCCCCACGGCTGCGAGGGCGGTGTGCTGGACGATCCCGTGACGCATGGCCCCACGCAACACCCGCCCCGGGGGACACGTCTCGGTGAGCGTCCAGCCGCGCCGAGGATGCTCGCGGGGAACACCAGCCAGCACCACGAGCGACGGAGGTCGGACATGGCAGGCAAGCACGAGCAGGCACGCGGCGACGAGGGCCGGGCGGACGGGGTCGAGACCCACGCCGGCGCCTACACGGACAGCGTCATCCCGGGCGACGAGCACGTCACCTCGACGGAGCCCGCCGGCGAGTTCGTCTCGAGCGACATCCCCGGCGACGACCGTCCCGAGGGTGCGGGCGGCGCCGACGCGGGCGAGTACGTCGAGTCGGACATCCCCGGCGAGGCCGAGCCGACGCCGTCGGGCGAGACCGGCCACTACGTCGACAAGGACCAGTAGCAGCCGGACTCCTCGGACCGAGGAGTTCAGTCCACCAGGCCGGCGGCGACCAGCCGGCGGAGCGTCTCGACGCCCGCCGGCGGGCACCGGTCCGCGTCCGCCGAGGTGACCCACTCCACCTCGTCGACCTCTGCGGAGGCGACGGGCGAGGCGGCGTCGGTCGCGCCTCCGGGCCGGACCAGGAAGAGCGCCATCGCGACCATCGTGCCGGGCGCCTGCCCGTGCGCGGGTTCGGTGACGGTGCCGAACGGCTCGACGTCGGACGGCTCCAGGCGCAGGCCGGTCTCCTCGTGGGCCTCGCGCAGCGCGGCCTGCACGTCGCTCTCGTGCGGCTCCGCCTTGCCGCCGGGCAGGTAGAGCACGTCGCGCGCCCGCGCGCGCACCATGAGCACGCGTCGGTCGCGGACCAGCAGCACCGCGCTCACGCGCAGCGTGGGCGGACCGGCCTGGAGGCTCAGCTCGCGTCCGCCTCGTCGTTACGGTCCGACGCGGCCCGCTCGGGCGCGGTGCGCTCCGCGAGCGGCACGACGGGGGACGGCACCCCCGCCTCGGGCTCGGGGCGCACACCGTAGAGGGCGTCGAGCGCGCCGACGAACTCCTCGCCGCGTCCGGCGCGGCCGAGCTCTCGGGCGCGGACCGAGGGGCGGTGCAGCAGGACGCCGACGAGGTGCCGGAGCGCGCGCTCGGTCTGCTCGAGCGACTCCGGGTCGGTGTCCCGGCGCTTCGCCCGCTCGATCTCGTCGTCGAGGATGTCGAACACGTGCTTGCGGAAGGCCACGAGCGCGGGGGTGGTCGACTGTTCCAGGGCTTGGGCGCGGAAGCGGGACACGGCGTCGTCGACCATCGCGCGGGCCTCGGACTCGGCGTTCAGCTCGGCGATCGGCGCGTGGATGCTGATCGTCTCGAGGTCGAGGAGCTCGACGCCGTCGACGGCCGCGGCGTCGGGGTCGACGTTGCGGGGGAGCCCGAGGTCGATGACGATGCGGCGCACGCCGTCGTCGAGGTCGGCGGGTTCGACGACCGGGACCTCGCTGGACGTGCACGTGATGACGACGTCGCTCGCGGCGATCGCCTGGCGCAGGTCGGTCGCGGCGACGAGGTCGTGCTTCGCGGCGAACCACGGCGCGCGGCCCGACGGCGAGAAGACCTGGATGTGCACGGCGCCGCGGTCGCGCAGGGCGGCGATGGTCGTGGCGGCGTAGCTGCCGGTGCCGACGAGCAGCACCCGGGTGCGCGCCCAGTCGGTGATCCGGGACGAGGCGAGCTCGAGGCCGAGGCGCACGAGCGAGCGCCCGGCGGCACCGATGCGGGTGCGGGTCTTGACGCCCCGGGACGTGTGCGCGGCCTCCTGGAAGAGCCGCTCGAGCTCCGAGGTGGTGGTGCCGTTCGCGCGGGCGTCCTCGAGCGCGCGCCGGACCTGGCCGGAGATCTCGGTCTCGCCGACGACGACCGACTCGAGGCCGCTCGACACCGCGAACAGGTGCTGCACGAGGTCCTTGCCCCCGAGCACCTGGACGGAGCCCGCGACCTCGGCGGGCACGAGGTCGCTGGCGGTGGCGACGGCGTCGACGGTGGCCGACACGGCGGAGTCGCGGTCGTCCCCCGCGATGTCGAGGTAGGCCTCGAAGCGGTTGCAGGTGGCGAGGACGACGGCCCCGTCGAGCACGTCGGAGTCCGTCACGAGACGGCTCGCGGCGGTCGGTGCGCCGATGCTCAGTCGCTCCAGGAGGTCGAAGCTGGCGTTGCGGTGCGACGCCGTGAGACAGATGAGCACGTCTTCCATCGTAACCCGCGATCGCTCCACGGGCTGTTCGCTGACCGCGTGCTCATGGACACCCTCGCCTCCGATGGGAGAATCGTCCGGTGACCGACGCGCCGACCTCCGCCCTGCCCGACACCCACCCGCTCGTGACCGGTCGGACCGCGCAGTCGCCGCTCGTCCGGGCGCTGCGCGGGGACCGGCCGGAGACGCTGCCGGTGTGGTTCATGCGCCAGGCCGGTCGGTCGCTGCCGGAGTACCGCGACCTGCGCGTCGGCACCGCGATGCTCGACGCGTGCCTCGACCCGGCGCTGGCCTCCGAGATCACGCTCCAGCCGGTCCGGCGGCACGGGGTCGACGCGGGCATCTTCTTCAGCGACATCGTCGTGCCGATCAAGCTCGCGGGTGTCGACGTCGAGATCGTCCCCGGCCGCGGTCCGGTGCTCGGCTCCCCGATCCGCACGGCCGCCGACGTGGCCGCCCTCGCACCGCTCGAGCCGGACGCCCTCGCGCCGATCACCGAGGCCGTGCAGCGCACCGTCGAACAGCTCGGCGACACCCCGCTGATCGGCTTCGCGGGCGCGCCCTTCACCCTCGCCGCCTACCTCGTCGAGGGTGGCCCGTCGAAGGACCACATCCGCGCCCGCACGCTCATGCACGCCGACCCGGAGACCTGGGCGCGCCTGCTCGACTGGGCCGCCGGCGTCTCCGGGGCCTTCCTCCGCGCGCAGGTCACCGCCGGCGCCTCGGCCGCGCAGCTGTTCGACTCGTGGGTCGGGTCGCTCTCGCGCGCCGACTACGTCGCGTCGGTCGCCCCGCACTCGGCGACGGCCCTCGGGCACGTTGCCGACCTCGGCGTCCCGCGCATCCACTTCGGCGTCGGCAGCGGCGAGGTCCTGCACGAGATGACCACGCTCGGCGACCCGTCCGACACGGTCGCGGTGGACGCCGTCGGGGTCGACTGGCGCATCCCGCTCGACGACGCCGTCCGCCGCGTCGGCCCGGGCGTCACCCTGCAGGGCAACATCGACCCGGCGATGCTGTCGGCACCGTGGGCGGTGCTCGAGGCCCACGTGCGCGACGTCGTGCGCCGCGGCGGGGCGGCACGAGCGCACGTCGTCAACCTCGGGCACGGTGTGCCCCCGGAGACCGACCCGACCGTGCTCACGCGCGTCGTCGAGTTGCTGCACTCCCTCGGTGACGGCACGGGGCTGGACGACGGCACGGGGCTCGGCACCACGGAGGGGGCCGCAGCGTGACCGACGTCGTGGTGGTCGGCGGCGGGGTCGCCGGCCTCGTGGTCGCGAGGGACCTCGCGAAGGGCGGCGCGCACGTGGTGCTCGTCGAGGCCGGGGACCGGCTCGGCGGGATGCTCCGCCGGCACACCGTCGCGGGGCTCGACCTCGACATGGGCGCGGAGTCGTTCGCGACCCGGACCGACGCCGTCGCGCGGCTCGCGACCGAGCTCGGCCTCGGGAACGACGTCGTGTCGCCGGACCCGCGCGGTGCGTGGCTGATGACCCGCGACGGCCGGACCGCCCCGATCCCGCAGACCGGGTTCCTCGGCATCCCCGGCACCCCGATGGCCGCCGACGTGCTCGCCGTGGTCGGCCAGCGCGGGGGGCTGCGTGCCCAGATGGACGCGCTCCTGCCCTCGCCGGTCGGTGCGAAGGCGTCCTCGCTCGGCGAGCTCGTGCGCCGGCGGATGGGCGACCGCGTGCTCGACGACCTGGTCGTGCCCGTGGCCGGCGGGGTCTACTCGACGCACCCGGACCAGCTCGACCCCGACCGTGTCGCCCCCGGGCTCCGGTCCGCCCTGCAACGCGAGGGGTCGCTCGCCCGCGCCGTCCTCGCCATGCGGGCCAAGGCGACGGCGGGCTCGGCCGTGCAGGGCATCCGCGGCGGCATCGTCCGCCTGGTCGACGAGCTCGTGGCCGACACCGAGACGTACGGCATCGAGGTCCGTCTGCACACCCGGGCGGTCGCCGTCGAGCGGAACGCCGTCGAGGTGGTCGGGCCCGACGGCACCCGCGAGCGCCTCCCCGCGCAGCACGTGCTGTCCTCGACCGCCGACCCCGCGCGCACGGCCGCGCCGGACCGCACCGGGATCGAACTCGTCACGCTCGTGGTCGACCAGCCCGAGCTCGACGCCGGACCGCGCGGCACCGGGATGCTCGTCCACCCCGAGGCCCGCGACGTCGCCGCCAAGGCCCTCACCCACGCGACCGTGAAGTGGCCGTGGCTGGCCGAGGCCGCCGCCGGGCGCCACGTGCTCCGACTCAGCTACGCGACCGCTCCGGAGACCGCACCCGGTGCCCGTGGCGAGGAGACGGCGGGCGGGACCGGCGCGCCCGAGCCGGGGACGAGCCTCCCGGTCGACCCCACGGACGCGACCGGCACCCGCGCCACCCGCGACGCCACCGCCCTGCTCGGCGTGCCCGTCACGCCGGACCGCGTGCTCGGCGCAGCGCGCGTCCGCTGGTACGGACCGGACCTCACCGCGGCGGGCCTCGCCGAGGGGGTCGTCGGCATCGGCGAGACGACCTCCGGCCGCGGGCTCGCGGGCATCGTGCAGGCGGCCCGGGCGTCGGCTGCGCGCCTCCTGGATTCCTGAGCGGACCGGAGACCGGCCGAGGGCTACTGTGGTGGGACGCCGGACGTATTCCGATCGGCGCATGACACCGCACACCGAAACCTCGGAGGAACCGCACATGCGAGGCAAGCTCCTTTTCGTCGCCGGCGCCGCACTCGGGTACGTCCTGGGATCGCGAGCCGGACGGGCGCGGTACGAGCAGATCAAGACCGTCAGCGGCAAGGTCTGGAACAGCGACGGAGTCCAGAAGGGCGTGCACGTCGCCGAGGACTTCATCCAGGACAAGACCCCGGACGTCGCCGAGTTCGTCGGCGAGCAGACCAAGAAGGTCGTCCGCAAGGTCGCCCAGAAGAAGGACAGCAAGACCTCATGACCGACACCCGCGACCGCCGGTCGCGCTCGCTGTTCGGTCTGGTGGGGGACGTCCCGAAGCTGGTCAAGAACCTCGTCAAGGGCGAGATCGACCTGCTCAAGGCCGAGCTCATCGGCAAGGCGAAGATCATCGGGCTCGCAGCGGGTCTGCTCATCGGCGCACTCGTCATCGTCCTGTACGCGATCGGCGTGCTCCTGACCGCCGCCGTGATGGGTCTGGCGACCGTGATGCCCGCGTGGCTGGCGGCGCTGCTGCTCGCCGTCGTGATGCTGATCGTCGCCGGGATCCTCGGCTTCGTCGGCTGGAAGCGGTTCCAGAAGGCGCTGCCCCTGACGCCGAAGCGCACGATCGACAGCGTGAAGGACGACGTCAACGCGGTGAAGGGCCTCGGCAACAAGCCCGCGGCCGCCGACCGCAAGCGGTCCTGACCGCGGACCGCAGGCGCTCCCGCCCGCCGACCGCGACCGCGGTCTCCGACGCCGTCGACCGCACGCGGTCCCGAGCACCCCGACCAGCACCACCGACGGAGGAACCGTGACCGACCACCACGACGACCTGGAGCACCGCGTCGCCGCGACGCGAACCCAGCTCTTCGAGACGCTCGACGCCATCGAGGACAAGCTCAACGTCCCGAAGCAGCTCGGCATCGCCGCGTCGAAGGTCAAGCAGGGCATCGACGAGAAGCCGGTGCCCTACCTGGCCGGGCTCGCAGCCGGGGTGGCGGTGGTCGGGAGTATCGTCGCAGTGGTGCTCCGACGGCGGTAGACCGCCCATCGGTGGTCCTCCGTCCGCGGCAGCCCAGCCACGACCCAGGCAACCGACAGGACGAGGAACCATGAGCTCCGACGTGCACCAGTCGACGCAAGAGACCGCGTCGCACGAACCCGCGCACGAGACCGACCCCGCTTCGGGCATCGACCCGAACCTCCTCACGGCGTACGCCCTCTGGGCGGTGTTCCGCCGGCCGCTCGGTCCGGTGCACCGCGTCGGTGACGACGCCGTGGCCGAGCTGGACGCGGTCGTGGCCCGTGCCGCCGAGCGCGGGGTCACCGTCCGCGGCTTCTACGACGTCTCCGGCTTCCGCGCCGACGCCGACGTCATGGTGTGGCTGCACGGCGACGACGCCCAGGCGATCCAGGCCGTGCTGCGCGAGGTCCGCCGCACGGGGCTGTTCCAGGACGCCGAGCCGGTCTGGCACGTGATGGCCATGCACCGCGAGGCCGAGTTCAACAAGCGCCACACCCCCGCCTTCCTGCGCGGCAAGGACCCCGAGGCCTGGATCACGGTGTACCCGTTCGTCCGGTCCTTCGAGTGGTACCTCCTGCCGGAGGAAGAACGCTCGAAGATGCTCCGCGACCACGGCATCGCCGGCGCGAAGTACCGCCGCGTGCTGACGAACACCATCGCGACCTTCGCCCTGAGCGACTACGAGTGGATCCTGCCGCTCGAGAGCCCCGAACTCGTCGACCTCGTCGACCTCATGCGCGACCTGCGCTACACCGAGGCGCGCCTGCACGTGCGCGAGGAGGTCCCCTTCTTCACCGGTCGTCGCGTGACGACCGCCGAACTGCCGGAGGTGCTGTCGTGACCGACACCAGCCAGATCTCGAACGGGCGGGGCACGGTCCTCGCCGCGACGCCCGCCGCGGCCGACGGACCCGAGCACGTCGAGGTCCCGACCGCGTACGACGCCATCCTGCTCGCCGGCTTCGGCGGACCGGAGGGCCAGGACGACGTCATCCCGTTCCTGCGCAACGTCACCCGCGG
This genomic window contains:
- the hemQ gene encoding hydrogen peroxide-dependent heme synthase translates to MSSDVHQSTQETASHEPAHETDPASGIDPNLLTAYALWAVFRRPLGPVHRVGDDAVAELDAVVARAAERGVTVRGFYDVSGFRADADVMVWLHGDDAQAIQAVLREVRRTGLFQDAEPVWHVMAMHREAEFNKRHTPAFLRGKDPEAWITVYPFVRSFEWYLLPEEERSKMLRDHGIAGAKYRRVLTNTIATFALSDYEWILPLESPELVDLVDLMRDLRYTEARLHVREEVPFFTGRRVTTAELPEVLS